A region of Peromyscus maniculatus bairdii isolate BWxNUB_F1_BW_parent chromosome 7, HU_Pman_BW_mat_3.1, whole genome shotgun sequence DNA encodes the following proteins:
- the LOC102925247 gene encoding glutathione S-transferase A2-like, whose translation MAGKPVLHYFKARGRMECIRWLLAAAGVEFEEKFIECPEDLEKLRKDGKLMFEQVPMVEIDGMIMVQTRAILNYIATKYNLYGKDVKERALIDMYTEGIVDLTEMIMQLITCPPDQKEAKISMIKDRTKNRYLPAFEKVLKSHGQDYLVGNRLTRVDIHLLELLLYIEELDSSLLAPFPLLKALKSRLSSLPNVKKFLQPGSQRKPPLDAKQIEEARKIFKF comes from the exons ATGGCCGGGAAGCCTGTACTTCACTACTTCAAAGCCCGGGGCCGAATGGAATGCATCAGGTGGCTGCTGGCGGCAGCAGGGGTGGAG tttgaagaGAAGTTTATAGAATGTCCAGAAGACTTGGAAAAGTTAAGAAAAG atggGAAATTGATGTTTGAGCAAGTGCCCATGGTGGAGATTGACGGGATGATAATGGTGCAGACCAGAGCTATTCTCAACTACATTGCCACCAAATACAACCTCTATGGCAAGGACGTGAAGGAGAGGGCCCT GATTGACATGTACACAGAGGGTATTGTAGATCTGACTGAAATGATCATGCAACTGATAACATGTCCCCCGGACCAGAAAGAAGCCAAGATTTCCATGATAAAAGACAGGACCAAAAACCGGTACTTGCCTGCCTTTGAAAAA GTGTTGAAGAGCCATGGACAAGACTACCTTGTTGGCAACAGGCTGACCAGGGTGGACATTCACCTGCTGGAACTTCTCCTCTATATTGAAGAGCTTGATTCCAGCCTTCTGGCCCCTTTCCCCCTGCTGAAG GCCCTGAAGAGCAGACTCAGCAGCCTGCCCAATGTGAAGAAGTTCCTAcagcctggcagccagagaaAGCCTCCCCTTGATGCCAAACAAATCGAAGAGGCTAGGAagattttcaagttctag